The following coding sequences lie in one Rutidosis leptorrhynchoides isolate AG116_Rl617_1_P2 chromosome 4, CSIRO_AGI_Rlap_v1, whole genome shotgun sequence genomic window:
- the LOC139843167 gene encoding leucine-rich repeat extensin-like protein 2 — MEEKCFLFLLFFIFNFTHTTNGASFSVGGGIGVGVGVGGGWAGVVSDPNPSSPSPSNFKNAYIALQAWKSAIKSDPNGLLRSWVGSNVCSYHGVFCADPSNVMGDPSGPVVAGIDLNHGNLKGILVKELSLLTDMSLLHLSSNRFTGTIPQSFQDLFALTELDLSNNQFTGQFPSTVLQIPNLLYLDLRFNSFSGPIPQELFNKKLDAIFLNNNFFSGEIPQNLANSPASVINLANNKLTGDIPINFGHSSPNLKEILFMNNQLTGCIPQGIGMWSDVQVFDASFNSLMGHLPDTISCLEDIEVLNVAHNKLSGELPDLICELRSLLRLSVAYNFISGFSQECAKLYDKNVGFDIALNCIPGVEMQRPEPECSIIPGGGLSCLIIPSLRPLACGTFLQSLNSSTP; from the coding sequence ATGGAAGAAAAATGCTTCCTTTTTTTACTTTTTTTCATCTTTAATTTCACACATACAACAAATggtgcttcatttagtgtaggtggTGGTATTGGTGTTGGTGTAGGTGTAGGTGGTGGATGGGCTGGTGTTGTGAGTGACCCAAATCCATCATCTCCTTCACCTTCAAATTTCAAGAATGCCTATATTGCCCTTCAAGCTTGGAAGTCAGCAATTAAAAGTGACCCAAATGGGTTATTAAGATCATGGGTCGGGTCAAATGTATGTTCTTACCATGGAGTGTTTTGTGCAGATCCAAGTAATGTAATGGGGGATCCATCAGGGCCAGTAGTTGCAGGTATAGATCTTAACCATGGTAACCTAAAGGGCATTTTAGTAAAAGAGCTCTCTCTTCTCACAGATATGTCTTTACTTCATCTCAGTAGTAACAGATTCACAGGCACAATCCCACAAAGTTTTCAGGACCTTTTTGCCCTTACTGAACTTGACCTCAGTAATAATCAGTTTACAGGACAATTTCCATCTACTGTATTACAAATCCCAAATCTTTTATATTTAGACCTCAGATTTAATTCTTTTTCAGGACCCATTCCACAAGAGCTTTTCAATAAAAAACTTGATGCAATCTTTCTCAATAACAATTTCTTTTCAGGTGAAATCCCACAAAACTTAGCTAATTCACCTGCTTCTGTGATTAATTTAGCTAACAATAAGCTTACAGGTGACATCCCTATAAACTTTGGGCACTCAAGTCCAAATTTAAAAGAAATATTGTTTATGAACAATCAGTTAACTGGTTGTATACCTCAAGGGATTGGGATGTGGTCAGATGTACAAGTTTTTGATGCAAGTTTTAATTCATTAATGGGTCATTTACCAGATACAATATCTTGTTTGGAAGATATTGAAGTTTTGAATGTGGCACATAATAAGTTATCAGGTGAGCTGCCAGATTTGATTTGTGAATTGAGGAGCTTGTTGAGATTGAGTGTAGCTTATAATTTTATATCAGGATTTAGTCAAGAATGTGCAAAATTGTATGATAAAAATGTAGGGTTTGATATTGCATTAAATTGTATTCCAGGGGTAGAAATGCAAAGACCAGAACCTGAGTGTTCTATAATTCCTGGTGGTGGGTTAAGTTGTCTTATAATTCCTTCACTTAGGCCTCTTGCTTGTGGTACATTTCTTCAATCTTTAAACTCATCAACCCCATGA